A segment of the Salmo trutta unplaced genomic scaffold, fSalTru1.1, whole genome shotgun sequence genome:
CTCAGTTAACGAACACACAGCATCCAGCACAGCAAACAATCAATCACTCAGTTAGTGAACACACAGTATCCAGCAcagcaaacaatcaatcaatcagttaatGAATACACAGTATCCAGCAcagcaaacaatcaatcaataatttAATGAATACACAGTATCCAGCACAGCAAACAATCAATCACTCAGTTAGTGAACACACAGCATCCAGCAcagcaaacaatcaatcaatcagttaatGAATACACAGTATCCAGCACAGCAAACAATCAATCGCTCAGTTAGTGAACACACAGTGTCCAGCAcagcaaacaatcaatcaatcatttaaTGACTACACAGTATCCAGCAcagcaaacaatcaatcaatcagttagTGAATACACAGTATCCAGCACAGCAAACAATCACTCACTCAGTCAATGAACACACAGCATCCAGCAcagcaaacaatcaatcaatcagttagTGAATACACAGTATCCAGCAcagcaaacaatcaatcaatcagttagTGAATACACAGTATCCAGCACAGCAAACAATCACTCACTCAGTCAATGAACACACAGCATCCAGCAcagcaaacaatcaatcaatcaatcagttaatGAATACACAGTATCCAGCACAGCAAACAATCAATCACTCAGTTAATGAACACACAGTATCCAGCAcagcaaacaatcaatcaaatgtattttacaaaaatcctttttacatcaaaataataaccacagtggttatagagggtgcaacagttcaACACCACAGAAGCAAATGTccgttggcttttcatagctgagcattgataggttgagagagagagttgaaacagTAGGACTGGGACAAGGTTGCACAACCATTGAAACaggtaaaaaatacaaaaaatcagTTGAAAAACAATTCCACTCCAATTCCCTTTATCTTTGAATTGGCTGTTGAATGGCCTGCTCCTTCTCCATTTTCAGAACACCACCCTGTTCCCCCAGAGTGATCGATAGTATATCTTGGCACTGAGATGATTGTGATTCTGAGCTCTCAGGTTCATACAGTGATCTCCCTCTGTCAGCTCCTCTGTGGCGTAGAGGGGCAGGACTCTGTGGGGTAGAGGGGCAGGACTCTGTGGCGTAGAGGGGCAGGACTCTGTGGCGTAGAGGGGCAGGACTCTGTGGCGTAGAGGGGCAGGACTCTGTGGCGTAGAGGGGCAGGACTCTGTGGCGTAGAGGGGCAGGACTCTGTGGCGTAGAGGGGCAGGACTCTGTGGCGTAGAGGGGCAGGACTCTGTGGCGTAGAGGGGCAGGACTCTGTGGTGTAGAGGGGCAGGACTCTGTTGTATACTGATGGTCGTGAGCTCAATCTAGCTGGGCCCCGAGCTCTTTAGTGATGGTCCCGATGGACCTCTTCTTCACCGCAGCACAGGAACACTGGCACCTAGGGGTCGGTTTGGCATAATGTACCAACCGTTCTTTCCTGTTGGTAGAAAACAATTAAGGCATCTATTAGGCTATAGTTATATTCAAGAATCACTGCAGATACTTGAAATAAACAATAGTCTTAGAAATAACATGGATTTGCATGTACCACCTCTGCCTCCTGCACAGTCTCCTCCAGGATGAAACCATTTTCAGGGATGAAGATGTCATCCTGAAAACAAACAAACGTAAACAAACGTTTTAAGACAACTGAACCCAAATATATCAGTTGGCATTAACAAGCTACCTGTCTTGTATGccttgtcaacacacacacacacacacacacacacacacactacacaaacacagaAGACACAATACTGGGACATTTATTTTTAGGCAAACATTAGCTATGACAATTTCAGTCTAGCTAAATGAGGTGGAGCtaacaaaacattacaaaaacaaatctgtcaacaaaatgtattacagtacttgaccatctgaggtggaagctagctaacgttacagtaaCTCACGGTACCTAATATGAAATGTATTACAGTACTTGACTATGAGGtggaagctagctaacgttacagtaaCTCACGGTACCTAATATGAAATGTATTACAGTACTTGACTATGAGGtggaagctagctaacgttacagtaaCTCACGTTACCTAATATGAAATGTATTACAGTACTTGACTATGAGGtggaagctagctaacgttacagtaaCTCACGTTACCTAATATGGGTACACGTTTAAACTGTGTTGCGATTTTAGTTGCTTTTGAGTTGCTTTGCTAACGTTATTTGCTGAGGGGTGTTACACAAAACACTTCAGACGCAATTAGCTTATTACCTTCATCTAGAGTTGTAACAGAGCTGTCCCGTGTCTAACGTTGGCCTAGTCAACAACAGTCATGACCGGTTAACGGCACCTCTGTTCGATTCACTCCACAGACAGTGACGCGCCGGCGGCAGTCGTTTCTATGGCAATGTAAAATGGCGCAAATTAACCATGTCGAAGATCAAAACACTAAATATAAAGATGTTTTTATGTTAAATGCACATTTTTAGTATTAGTGGATTGAATATATCTCTTTGCTCAGATGTACTTcctaaagtgtttccattcccctgtGTATCTTCTTATATGGACTCTCTTTGAGGTTATGttcatccaatcacattgtccaatCATAACTGCCAGTTTCCACTTACTACATTGGCCGTGCCATTGCAACGTTGCTCTTCTCGGGAAATTATTCTGACACAATTACAACGAGCAGTAATGATTTAAATCATATGATTTTATTAACTCTGAGCTGGTTGTTTACTGGCATGATACTTGTTGTTGCGAGGATGAAAAACGTTTCACCATGTTGGACAGATATTCATAATGGCTTGTTCATTCACCATTGTCATACCACACTTATACACTCATTATTAACATGCCGTTTCATATGTTTTAATGCACTTTAACAACAAGGTGCAATAGTTAGATCTGAGGGGAACAATTGGCATTTATCATGTACAGGAAATCAAACAAAAGCCAGACTTGAACCAAACTGTACAGCAGGGAAGAGCTGGTATGAAAGCCACACCATGCGTTTTTTACTTGGAATTTAGCCGTGTGTTGATTTTCACTGTAGCTAGTGTTCCAAACAAAAGACCAGCAGGAGGATAACAGTTTGGTATATATGAATCATGTTCTCGTCCTCATGCAGAGCATGGTTATCTGTGGTGTTGACGCTGAGGTCAGGTGACAGCTAGAGGACTGAGTTGGTACTTGACTCTGTCGAGGCTGTCGTTGAGCGGTGGCTCTGTGGACCGAATCTGGAGGCCCAGCAGTACCAGAGACATCACTATGGCAGCAATCTGGAATACAGTGGAACAGATCAAGTTTCAATGTTCCAGTTCATTTACAATGTATAACACGTTGGAAATGTTATTCACTTTCACGTTATTTTGATTTTACCTTTGTTTTAACAGTAAAAAAATGCAATAACAAAACATGATATAATATATAGAAATGTGCACAGAATAATGTGCTTTTTATCCACTCATATCCACATCAACGAGTCCACATTGTGGTATTGAACCATAGTTGTGCTAAATGCTACACTTGTCTTGCATCTAAAGACATAACACCTGGGGAGGTAATAGTAGCTTCACAATAAAACATGAATAAACATTAAACATTAAAACAATAACAGCAGCGTTACAATAAGACATGAATcaacataaaaaatgtaaacaataacAGTAGCTTCACAATAAAACATgaataatttacatttacatttaagtcatttagcagacgctcttatccagagcgacttacaaattggtgcattcaccttatgatatccagtggaacaaccactttacaatagtgcatctaaatcttttaaggggggggggtagaaggattactttatcctatcccaggtattccttaaagaggtggggtttcaggtgtctccggaaggtggtgattgactccgctgtcctggcgtcgtgagggagcttgttccaccattggggtgccagagcagcgaacagttttgactgggctgagcgggaactgtgcttcctcagaggtagggaggcgagcaggccagagatggatgaacgcagtgcccttgtttgggtgtagggcctgatcagagcctgaaggtacggaggtgccgttcccctcacagctccgtaggcaagcaccatggtcttgtagcggatgcgagcttcaactggaagccagtggagagagcggaggagcggggtgacgtgagagaacttgggaaggttgaacaccagacgggctgcggcgttctggatgagttgtaggggtttaatggcacaggcagggagcccagccaacagcgagttgcagtaatccagacgggggatgacaagtgcctggattaggacctgcgccgcttcctgtgtgaggcagggtcgtactctgcgaatcaACATTAAACAATAACAGTAGCTTCACAATAAAACATGAATCAACATTAAACATTAAAACAATAACAGCAGCGTTACGATAAAACATGAATCAACATTAAACATTAAAACAATAACAGTAGCTTCACAATAAAACATTAAGTCAGTGGTCATACCATAATGGTGGCAAATGTAGAGATGAACCCGATCATGATCTGAATCAGGAAGTTCATGTGTCTCTTCAGGATGGGACCACAAGGCTGGAACAGATAGAGATGGCATTGTAACAGCCATAGAATTAGATATTAGAACTCTTTATGTATTACAATTACATATTAATAAttgaataggatctctgtggtaaCAGATCTCTTCATTTCTTTGTGCTTTATCTTGTAACTTTGGAGTCAGTTTAGCCCAAtgctagctagctttcactgaAAATTGTTGcatcaaaataaaaaatgaacaatGTTTAAATAAGACTGCTTTACCTTGCTGTACACCCAGCGCTCCTGGGACACTGAAGTTGTAGTTTGTCCGTGTGTGTTATTGTGCTGGCAGTCTAGCTTCAgaaaaacacagagacagagaaacaggatcAAACTCCTTTATAAGTCACCACAAGCCTCTGTAACGTTTCAAGTCTGTTTAAAGCTTCTATCCTTAGTTGATACATCCAGTTTGGACTTGTATATGTATTATATATACCCACTGACATCACAGAGGCAGggagcttagtggttagagcaggtagcctagtggtcagaacaggtagcctagtggttagagcagatagcctagtggtcagaacaggtagcctagtggttagagcaggtagcctagtggtcagaacaggtagactagtggttagagcaggtagcctagtggttagagcaggtagcctagtggttagagcaggtagcctagtggtcagaacaggtagcctagtggttagagcagatagcctagtggtcagaacaggtagcctagtggttagagcaggtagcctagtggtcagaacaggtagcctagtggttagagcaggtagcctagtggttagagcaggtagactagtggttagagcaggtagcctagtggttatagcaggtagcctagtggttagagcaggtagcctagtggtcagaacagggagcctagtggttagagcagggagcctagtggttaaagcaggtagcctagtggttagagcaggtagcctagtggttagagcaggtagcctagtggttagagcagggagcctagtggttagagcaggtagactagtgattagaacaggtagcctagtggttagagcaggtagcctagtggtcagaacaggtagcctagtggttagagcaggtagcctagtggttagagcaggtagcctagtggttagagcagggagcctagtggttagagcaggtagcctagtggtcagaacaggtagcctagtggttagagcaggtagcctagtggttagaacaggtagcctagtggccccatccctcagctgtttataATGTAAATGACTAAAGGTTGGCCCCAAGGCTGTCTTGTTTCTCCGTTTCATATTTTGTTTTTCTCAATCCGTTGGCTGCTGCTATTAGTCATCTCTGTGCATCTAAAATGTCTTCAATGTTAAGACAGCCTTAGCTCTACTTGTTCATCTCCTAACAGGAAGGAACTGTAGGTAAGCTCACCGTAGTGTTCTGTAGGCCTAGATTTACAGTCTCACATAGACTGTCCAATGAGTtgtctggagggagtggaggacagtagcaggagagtgGAATGTGACAGCCCCAGTCTGAGTGGCCTCGCAGTCCACAGCATTGATCCTAATGGACAAacaacataaacaaacaaaccaaaaaaaacacTCGTCTCCAAATTTATATATTTGTTTGATTGTGCAACTACAAACAACAATATTGTACAACAACAAACAATTAGTCTGGTCCCCTCTCTATGTTTTGCCAA
Coding sequences within it:
- the LOC115189722 gene encoding 23 kDa integral membrane protein; the protein is MGNGRMYMRGLCITFNVLLLVSGLFLFVVGVSYSFQHPPEFDHRSTLHEMYILNVFGPITVLFSILGGYAAYRDKRILLILYVVFMTCEFIAIVIIAVPMVRVQPKMEEILDRRFHSVTPLHDTEPQVQRELNKLQASDQCCGLRGHSDWGCHIPLSCYCPPLPPDNSLDSLCETVNLGLQNTTLDCQHNNTHGQTTTSVSQERWVYSKPCGPILKRHMNFLIQIMIGFISTFATIMIAAIVMSLVLLGLQIRSTEPPLNDSLDRVKYQLSPLAVT